Genomic segment of Eretmochelys imbricata isolate rEreImb1 chromosome 11, rEreImb1.hap1, whole genome shotgun sequence:
CCACCTGGATTATCCACGGAACCTTCAGCACTCCCCGCCTAACAGGTGGGGTGACTTGGGCCTGTTACACTGTGAAAATCGCGCCTGTCAACGTGGGTGTCTAGCTCTTCCCTAGTTTAATGAAATCGTTATTTGGGATCTCCCCTCCTCCACGCCCTAAATCTTTTCTCTGACAGGAGCTCTAGCAACACTTAAATTTATTTCTATGAATCGAGCTAACTGCTTCTGGCAAATCTATTACAAAAGATATCTCCCTCCTAGCCCTGCCTGTGTGATTCAGTCACTGAAAGAAAACACACGTCAAGTGGAAGGGAAGCTGGAGCGAGATGGAGAGATGGATGCCTTGTGCCATGCTTTTCTGATAATCTCCCGCATTACAGCACACAgatcaaatatttatttactgAAGACTCAGTAAACATGACTGCAAATACATTAGGGCACTTCAGCTGTACAGCTTATAATTATTTCAAAAGGTAAAAGAGATGATACATTATTCCTGTGTACATATGCTGCCTGAACGGAGTTTTATGGGTGTTTTATTTTTCCAACGCGGCAGTtacctttggggggagggagttagACTGAGAGGATGGGGGAGTATATCTTATAAAGGATGGCGTCCCGTTATTGTGCACTTCATAATAGACGGGAAAGCCAAATTCTGGAACTTCTAAGGGGAGATAAGGCCTCCAGCAAGTGGTTTGTATGCTCTGCACATTGAAATCGTTACATTCAGAGTGAATGCTGACACCTGGGCTCATTCTGAACCCAAAAGTCTCCAGCATCTTATCTCTTTCCTTCTtcacaaaaaggggaaaaattaggAAATCGCagatctttgatttttttttctttctatgcgTAGTCACAAAGCTCGAAAGGTCACACGGTAATGAGCACTCATAGCAAACAcagtattccccctccccccttgtatCCCACAATAAAATCATCTCCTTCAATTTGCCATGATCGTCGCGACCAGGAGCCAGGTGATTATCCTAATTAATGTCTATCTAATTAAATTACTGTCAGCGGTTAACCAATGGCAGGAGCCGTTTCATCCGCTCCACAAGCAAGCAAGATCAAAAGTGAGTCTTTCCTTATTGCTGCATAGTGTCAATTGGCCAATCTCTTctcccagggaaaaaaaaaaaaaagtaaatcaaaCGTTGGGGAAGCATTTGGTGGGAGAAGTGCTTTCTGCCTCGGGAGGGTCCCAGGATGTCTAGTTGATGTTAAGAGGAGCCCTTTAGAACCCGAGACTGAAGGGTGAGTATATCGGTGCTTGAGCTATGCAGCTGGAGCATtgtctttctccctctgtcatgcTCTCCAAGAAATTTCTCAATGTGAGCAGCAGTTACCCACATGCAGGCGGATCTGAGCTTGCCTTGCATGATCATCCCATTATCTCGACCGCTGACAACCTGGAGAGAAGTTCACCTCTGAAAAAAATTACCAGGGGGATGACGAATCAGTCAGATACAGACAATTTTCCTGACTCCAAGGACACACCAGGGGACGTCCAGAGAAATAAACTCTCTCCCGTCTTGGACGGGGTCTCGGAGCTTCGTCACAGTTTCGATGGATCTGCTGCAGATCGCTATCTGCTCTCTCAGTCAAGCCAACCCCAGTCCGCTGCCGCTGCTCCTAGTGCCATGTTCCCTTACCCCAGCCAGCATGGACCCGCGCACCCAGCCTTTTCCATCGCCAGTCCAAGCCGCTACATGGCTCACCATCCTGTGATCACCAATGGAGCTTACAACAGCCTCCTGTCCAACTCTTCTCCCCAAGGTTACCCAACGGCGGGCTACCCTTATCCCCAGCAGTACGGCCATTCCTACCAAGGGGCGCCTTTCTACCAGTTCTCCTCCACCCAGCCGGGGCTGGTGCCCGGCAAAGCTCAGGTCTACCTGTGCAACAGGCCACTCTGGCTGAAATTTCACCGGCACCAGACAGAGATGATCATCACCAAACAAGGGAGGTAAGCGGCACTTGCAGCTGCTGCACGGAGCGACTGGACATTAGGTGGTGGGGTTGGGACTCCAAACTCTTCCTTACGGAGGCTTTTGAGGGGGGCGATCTGCGCTTAGTGTTCGGGGTGACTGACAATGCAACCCGCAAAGTCGGGCGTGAAAATGGGGAGCTGGACGGGTAGGTCACAGGGGGCGCCTGGGTGGCAGCTGCTAGGGTGGCTCGTGATATGCTAGTACAAGGTGCCTAGAGATAGGGTGCAGGTCCCTACCTGGCCAGCAGTCCCTCCGGAGAGGGCCCCCAGTGCGGCTCCCTCCTCCTTTTGAACTCATCCCCTCTTCATACAGCCCTTTAAGGTCCCCCCGTTGTTATTTATCACAAAACTggttggttttgtgtgtgtgtgttttcttttaacaGGCGCATGTTTCCTTTTCTAAGTTTTAATATTTCTGGTCTCGATCCCACGGCTCATTACAATATTTTTGTGGATGTAATTCTGGCCGATCCCAACCATTGGAGATTTCAAGGAGGCAAATGGGTTCCTTGCGGCAAGGCGGACACCAATGTACAAGGCAAGTTCTTCCAATTAACACTTTTCCCGACACATATTTAGGTGAGAGTAGTTAATTAAAGCCTTTGTGGACTGGCTCAGGCGGCTTCTTAAACGAGAATGGGCCaatgatgcttttaaaaaaaaataaaaagagggagggggagtgAAGGGTGTTcagaaaatgctattttaatCCTCCCCGGTTAAAACGAAGGAAGCATCGCCGGTAACGCGCTGCTAAGTTTAATGCGATTCACAGGACCCCTGTGTGTGCTGCTACAGTTGCaagaaagggtgtgtgtgtaagaatCGTGGTgtgtttatttgtttctttaggaAACCGAGTGTACATGCACCCCGATTCCCCCAACACAGGAGCCCACTGGATGCGTCAGGAAATTTCTTTTGGGAAATTAAAACTTACAAACAATAAAGGAGCATCGAACAACAACGGGCAGGTCAGTGAACCTCACACACGCTCTTATTTGTTGCTTCCAATAAAATCCTGAAAATTCAGATCAGATCCCTGTTTTCTTAAATAAATCATACTGCTAGGGTAAAACGTGTTAATTTCTATTCCTAACAAGTTGGAATTGTACAGGACTtctgagaaagggggaaaaaataatcctgCACAACCCAGCAACAAAACCCAGACCCTGATCAGAGTTGGGTtatgtattggggggggggggagagcattCTGAAGTGGAGTGAATCTGTAGCTATCCTGCTAAAAGGGAGCGATGACTAGGTGGTGTCTTAGGGGTgcatttctccttctctgttgagTATAATCCTCTCTTGACAGCTCGGCCACGGCTTTTTATTCAAGCGCTTTAATACCAGCAAATATCCgtctttttctccctctcctcgCTCCAATTTAGCATTTCTGCCCCTTTGTCCCCCTCCCTTTTCTCTGCCTGACAGATGGTGGTCTTGCAGTCCTTACACAAGTACCAGCCCCGTCTGCATGTGGTGGAAGTGAACGAAGACGGGACGGAGGATACTAACCAGCCGGGCAGAGTGCAGACGTTCACTTTCCCGGAGACTCAGTTCATAGCCGTCACCGCCTATCAGAACACCGATGTAAAGAGCTTGGCGCTGTATTTCCCGCGCGGCCATCCTCACCCTCAACCGGCCAGCAGCGCTTTAGAGCTTCCGAGGCCGGCTCGTGGGGCTCCGTGTAGGTGCCCGGGGAGAGAGAAGCGGATACACGCCGTGCAGAGTGCTGGCGCGCGCGTGTGTCTGCGGCCAAGGGGTGATTGAATCCAGCCGGCACCGTTGTATTCCCCCGCCCGGCAGGATCCGGGCGGGCTGGACCTCGATGTATATATTTGACGTTCCAATTCTGTACCTTTTGCTAAAACCGTCACGAATTGTGAGCCCCAAATCCGCAACACGAGCAAATGTGTGGATCAGATTTCTGTTTCTTTGCATTTGCCCTGGTTAGTCTCACGAGCACACACAAGTCTGGCGTGGGGTCTACAGAGTGAATATTTCATAGGGGAGCAATAACCATCAGTTTCAACAGTGAACATCTTCTTAGGAGGCCAAGCGGAAACCCGATTGGCATTTATTATATTAAAACTAGAGTATAATATTGGTCAATAGCTGTTATGTTCCCATTGAAAAACACACATTTAATCTGAGGTGATTTTTAAGCAAGTCTGCAAAGAGCCACTGATGCTGCTGACTGTGTTGGGGGTGATGGTACATTTTAATCAGAATAAAATCCTGTTAATGTAGAGACAGATATTTTTTGCTCTCACTTTTAAATGGCATGCATTAAAATAAAAGTCGGTGTATTCCGTTTTCGATTGCTAAACCAAGCATAGATGCAATAATCTCTTAAAATGTTATATAAAAACACTTGAAATATTCATTTCTTATCCtaaattttaactttaattgTGAATAATTACTTTTCAGAATAGACTGTcaaaattatttcacatttttatcagTAATTGCAAGACGCAACAATTTTCCTCTAATTAAAACCTTTATAAATACGCTAAGCTTAGTTTTTATATTTTGAATAGCGGCAATTTGAGCAACTAATGAAAAAAAGATCGAACAGCTGTGCTTTAACAATGCGTCTCCTGTCTGTTGTCATGCTTTCATTATGTATAGGTACGAGAAAATACTCATTGATCCTCTATTTTCCTTCCCAGATTACACAGTTGAAAATAGATCACAACCCTTTTGCAAAAGGCTTTCGAGACAATTATGACACGTAAGTAAATGGTATTTTTATTATCCATTTTATCGGATGCTCCCACATAGGCCGGTAGAGACTCTATTTGGTTTAGTATTTGGGGTTGTATTAAAAATCTCTTTAATTAATTAAACATTGAAATATTCAGtattgaactttaaaaaaagaaaagaaaaaaaagttctccCAGAGAAGAGAAAGCAAATGCAGGCTCCTAAACTCGGGACTGGGTTTCGAGTGACTGAATAGAAATGAAATTCAATTGTCTCctttatttttcatggaaaactCTTGGTTTCCGCATTAATTTGTACGCCTGGGTTAGTAAGAGGCAAATCTTCTGTGCCGAAGAGATAGCTGGAAGAGGCTGGCTAGCACATTCAATACAACCTTGTGCAGTTTGGGGACAGATGCTCTTCTCACCCCCTCTGCCTGCATCTGAGGCTGCGTGTGACTTTGGCAGTTGTGATGTTCTTTCTGGCATATGACTTTGTACCCATTTTCAAGTTCCAGTTTATTCAAGCTGTGTATGTAGGCTATGAAATAAGGACCTCTTGAATGGGAGTTTAAACTACTGAATATAAATGACTCTTTAAATCATCCTGGACACTATACAGagagttttaaagaaaatttctTCTGTTTCTCACTCTGGTTTTCATTTTGGCGTTTTTGCCGTTCCTATATATCTAATCTCTATATAATAGGAAATGTCTTCGTGGAAGGCAAATATACGTAGGGTTCATTATGCTTTTATCCAAGATCATTGGCCATACATACTGGTCTAATCTTTGACCGATGGTATGTTTGTGATACGGATTCAAACTTGACTTTAGAGGTTTGCCCCATGCTCCTTTTCCCGCATTCAATGGAACAGCCCAACATCTTAATGAGACAATGTACACTGGTCAATGGCCCCTGTAAGGAAGGTTTGGAATAGGTAGAAAGAGCACCCAAGCTAAGGTGCTATTTCTGAGTACTTCTGATTCCTTTTATCCCCAACACAGTGGAGAtagagcacaaacaaaaatgaGACTAATGACATCTCACGCCCATCTCCTATTGCTGTGCCTGTAAAGCAATAAAATCAACAAACTGCTCTAGCATTGGAGTCTAGAAGGGGGAATCATCTAGAAAATGAGTGAGAAGTGTCCCTAAC
This window contains:
- the TBR1 gene encoding T-box brain protein 1, which translates into the protein MQLEHCLSPSVMLSKKFLNVSSSYPHAGGSELALHDHPIISTADNLERSSPLKKITRGMTNQSDTDNFPDSKDTPGDVQRNKLSPVLDGVSELRHSFDGSAADRYLLSQSSQPQSAAAAPSAMFPYPSQHGPAHPAFSIASPSRYMAHHPVITNGAYNSLLSNSSPQGYPTAGYPYPQQYGHSYQGAPFYQFSSTQPGLVPGKAQVYLCNRPLWLKFHRHQTEMIITKQGRRMFPFLSFNISGLDPTAHYNIFVDVILADPNHWRFQGGKWVPCGKADTNVQGNRVYMHPDSPNTGAHWMRQEISFGKLKLTNNKGASNNNGQMVVLQSLHKYQPRLHVVEVNEDGTEDTNQPGRVQTFTFPETQFIAVTAYQNTDITQLKIDHNPFAKGFRDNYDTIYTGCDMDRLTPSPNDSPRSQIVPGARYAMAGSFLQDQFVSNYAKSRFHPGAGAGPGPGSDRSVPHTNGLLSPQQAEDPGAPSPQRWFVTPANNRLDFAASAYDTATDFAGNAATLLSYAAAGVKALPLQAAGCTGRPLGYYTDPSGWGARSPPQYCGKSSSMLSCWPNSAAAARMATSNPYLGEEADSLVTERSPLPGAEDSKPKDLSDSSWIETPSSIKSIDSTDSGIYEQAKRRRISPSDTPVSESSSPLKSEVLTQRDCEKNCAKDIGYYGFYSHS